A genome region from Panicum virgatum strain AP13 chromosome 4K, P.virgatum_v5, whole genome shotgun sequence includes the following:
- the LOC120703502 gene encoding auxin-responsive protein IAA21-like — protein sequence MAPPQERDYIGLSPATAATELRLGLPGTEDAEGGDAVAGTPLTLELLPKGGAKRGFADAIVRRDAAATGKEPADDEEDKKKAQAPAAKAQVVGWPPIRSYRKNTMAMNQDCLYVKVSMDGAPYLRKVDLKMYSNYKELSLALEKMFSSFTVGDIESNGKSGREGLSDCRLMDHKNGTELVLTYKDKDGDWMLVGDVPWRMFTGSCRRLRIMKGSDAVGLAPRATEKSKNGN from the exons ATGGCGCCTCCACAGGAGCGGGACTACATCGGgctgtcgccggcgacggcggccaccgAGCTACGTCTGGGGCTGCCGGGCACGGAAGACGCGGAGGGCGGCGACGCCGTGGCGGGGACGCCGCTCACCCTCGAGCTGCTTCCCAAGGGCGGGGCCAAGCGCGGATTCGCGGACGCCATCGTGCGGCGGGACGCGGCTGCAACCGGCAAGGAACCggcggacgacgaggaggacaagaagaaggcgcAGGCTCCGGCGGCAAA GGCACAGGTGGTAGGATGGCCACCAATCCGCAGCTACAGAAAGAACACCATGGCGATGAACCAGGATTGCCTCTATGTCAAGGTTAGCATGGATGGTGCGCCATACCTCAGGAAGGTGGACCTTAAGATGTACAGCAACTACAAAGAGCTCTCACTGGCGCTGGAGAAAATGTTCAGCTCCTTTACTGTTG GTGATATTGAATCTAATGGAAAATCAGGAAGAGAAGGATTATCTGATTGCCGACTAATGGATCATAAAAATGGGACCGAACTTGTGCTCACATATAAGGACAAGGATGGAGATTGGATGCTTGTTGGTGATGTCCCGTGGAG AATGTTCACGGGCAGCTGTAGGAGGCTCAGGATCATGAAGGGCTCAGATGCAGTGGGCCTTG